One region of Pangasianodon hypophthalmus isolate fPanHyp1 chromosome 15, fPanHyp1.pri, whole genome shotgun sequence genomic DNA includes:
- the poglut3 gene encoding protein O-glucosyltransferase 3 isoform X1, whose product MKTRKRITAATMLQRNCLKTLYTARNVLLTVYIATFLIGHGKPGLCQEDKVKISPERCIIWGPGLDPRVVVPVRYFYIQAVNKAGENITVSPGSDSFQVSVSAVSAQERVRVHVPAPLDRSDGSFLVRFRLYSSVVNGLKVEVFHKHTPVAQSPYTLTGAVYHEDCDCPDEDAEAWQSVMKCPSADPQIEQDFSAFPSIELRRVRQEVPSRFSNRGVIHYAIINNQLHRRSLGKYTDFKMFSDEMLLSLTRKVRVPDVEFFINVGDWPLETRRVSDVPGPVPIISWCGSKDARDIILPTYDITHSTLETMRGVSNDLLSVQGNTGPVWANKTERAFFRGRDSREERLNLVSMSKKNPELLDAGITAFFFFREREKDLGKAPLVGFFDFFKYKYQVNVDGTVAAYRFPYLMLGNSVVMKQDSSYYEHFYAHLRPGRHYLRLRRDLSDLIEKIQWAKENDGEVEAIARAGQALVRELLQPHRLYCYYYMVLKWYADRQVDEPAVHPEMERVRQPSDLSAACDCGRRTRERPSDEL is encoded by the exons ATGAAAACGCGGAAGCGCATCACAGCAGCAACGATGCTGCAGAGAAACTGTTTAAAAACTTTATACACTGCGCGAAATGTGTTATTAACAGTTTATATCGCTACATTTCTGATCGGTCATGGAAAACCGGGACTCTGTCAGGAGGATAAAGTTAAAATAAGTCCAGAAAGATGTATAATTTGGGGTCCGGGGCTGGATCCGCGGGTGGTGGTTCCGGTCCGCTATTTCTACATTCAGGCGGTGAATAAAGCCGGAGAAAACATCACCGTGTCCCCGG GTTCAGACTCGTTCCAGGTGAGTGTGAGCGCTGTCTCTGCACAGGAGCGAGTCCGTGTTCATGTTCCTGCGCCTCTGGACCGGAGCGACGGCTCCTTCCTCGTGAGATTCCGGCTTTACTCGAGCGTGGTCAACGGTCTGAAGGTGGAGgtgtttcacaaacacacacctgtggcTCAGTCTCCGTACACactgacag GAGCGGTGTATCATGAGGACTGCGATTGTCCCGATGAGGACGCGGAGGCGTGGCAGAGTGTGATGAAGTGTCCGAGCGCAGATCCTCAGATCGAGCAGGATTTCAGCGCGTTTCCCTCCATCGAGCTGCGGCGAGTGAGACAGGAAGTTCCCTCGCGCTTCTCTAACAGAGGCGTCATTCACTACGCCATCATCAACAACCAGCTGCACCGCCGCTCGCTCGGGAAATACACCGACTTCAAGATGTTCTCCGACGAGATGCTGCTTTCACTCACGCGCAAA GTCCGTGTGCCCGACGTCGAGTTCTTCATTAACGTCGGAGACTGGCCGCTAGAGACGCGCAGAGTTTCCGACGTTCCCGGACCAGTTCCCATTATCTCCTGGTGCGGCTCGAAGGACGCCCGTGACATCATCCTGCCCACCTATGACATCACACACTCCACCTTAGAGACCATGAGGGGCGTGTCCAACGACCTGCTATCTGTACAGGGaaatacag GTCCTGTGTGGGCGAATAAAACGGAGCGAGCGTTTTTCCGAGGCAGAGACAGTCGTGAGGAGCGATTAAACCTCGTCTCCATGTCCAAGAAAAATCCCGAGCTGCTGGACGCCGGAATCAcggctttcttcttcttccgtGAACGAGAGAAAGATCTCGGGAAAGCGCCGCTGGTCGGATTCTTCGACTTCTTTAAG tataaGTACCAGGTGAACGTGGACGGGACCGTAGCTGCGTACAGGTTTCCGTACCTGATGTTGGGGAACAGTGTGGTAATGAAGCAGGACTCTTCGTATTACGAACACTTTTACGCACACCTCAGGCCCGGGCGCCATTACTTACGGCTCAGGAGAGATCTGTCTGATCTGATTGAGAAAATCCAGTGGGCGAAG gagAATGATGGTGAAGTGGAGGCCATAGCGAGGGCGGGGCAGGCGTTGGTCAGAGAGCTGCTCCAACCTCACCGActctactgctattactacatGGTGCTAAAG tggtATGCAGATCGACAGGTGGATGAACCTGCTGTTCATCCTGAAATGGAGCGAGTGAGACAGCCGTCTGACCTCAGCGCAGCGTGCGACTGTGGCAGGAGGACGCGGGAGCGGCCGAGCGATGAGCTCTGA
- the poglut3 gene encoding protein O-glucosyltransferase 3 isoform X3 — MKTRKRITAATMLQRNCLKTLYTARNVLLTVYIATFLIGHGKPGLCQEDKVKISPERCIIWGPGLDPRVVVPVRYFYIQAVNKAGENITVSPGAVYHEDCDCPDEDAEAWQSVMKCPSADPQIEQDFSAFPSIELRRVRQEVPSRFSNRGVIHYAIINNQLHRRSLGKYTDFKMFSDEMLLSLTRKVRVPDVEFFINVGDWPLETRRVSDVPGPVPIISWCGSKDARDIILPTYDITHSTLETMRGVSNDLLSVQGNTGPVWANKTERAFFRGRDSREERLNLVSMSKKNPELLDAGITAFFFFREREKDLGKAPLVGFFDFFKYKYQVNVDGTVAAYRFPYLMLGNSVVMKQDSSYYEHFYAHLRPGRHYLRLRRDLSDLIEKIQWAKENDGEVEAIARAGQALVRELLQPHRLYCYYYMVLKWYADRQVDEPAVHPEMERVRQPSDLSAACDCGRRTRERPSDEL; from the exons ATGAAAACGCGGAAGCGCATCACAGCAGCAACGATGCTGCAGAGAAACTGTTTAAAAACTTTATACACTGCGCGAAATGTGTTATTAACAGTTTATATCGCTACATTTCTGATCGGTCATGGAAAACCGGGACTCTGTCAGGAGGATAAAGTTAAAATAAGTCCAGAAAGATGTATAATTTGGGGTCCGGGGCTGGATCCGCGGGTGGTGGTTCCGGTCCGCTATTTCTACATTCAGGCGGTGAATAAAGCCGGAGAAAACATCACCGTGTCCCCGG GAGCGGTGTATCATGAGGACTGCGATTGTCCCGATGAGGACGCGGAGGCGTGGCAGAGTGTGATGAAGTGTCCGAGCGCAGATCCTCAGATCGAGCAGGATTTCAGCGCGTTTCCCTCCATCGAGCTGCGGCGAGTGAGACAGGAAGTTCCCTCGCGCTTCTCTAACAGAGGCGTCATTCACTACGCCATCATCAACAACCAGCTGCACCGCCGCTCGCTCGGGAAATACACCGACTTCAAGATGTTCTCCGACGAGATGCTGCTTTCACTCACGCGCAAA GTCCGTGTGCCCGACGTCGAGTTCTTCATTAACGTCGGAGACTGGCCGCTAGAGACGCGCAGAGTTTCCGACGTTCCCGGACCAGTTCCCATTATCTCCTGGTGCGGCTCGAAGGACGCCCGTGACATCATCCTGCCCACCTATGACATCACACACTCCACCTTAGAGACCATGAGGGGCGTGTCCAACGACCTGCTATCTGTACAGGGaaatacag GTCCTGTGTGGGCGAATAAAACGGAGCGAGCGTTTTTCCGAGGCAGAGACAGTCGTGAGGAGCGATTAAACCTCGTCTCCATGTCCAAGAAAAATCCCGAGCTGCTGGACGCCGGAATCAcggctttcttcttcttccgtGAACGAGAGAAAGATCTCGGGAAAGCGCCGCTGGTCGGATTCTTCGACTTCTTTAAG tataaGTACCAGGTGAACGTGGACGGGACCGTAGCTGCGTACAGGTTTCCGTACCTGATGTTGGGGAACAGTGTGGTAATGAAGCAGGACTCTTCGTATTACGAACACTTTTACGCACACCTCAGGCCCGGGCGCCATTACTTACGGCTCAGGAGAGATCTGTCTGATCTGATTGAGAAAATCCAGTGGGCGAAG gagAATGATGGTGAAGTGGAGGCCATAGCGAGGGCGGGGCAGGCGTTGGTCAGAGAGCTGCTCCAACCTCACCGActctactgctattactacatGGTGCTAAAG tggtATGCAGATCGACAGGTGGATGAACCTGCTGTTCATCCTGAAATGGAGCGAGTGAGACAGCCGTCTGACCTCAGCGCAGCGTGCGACTGTGGCAGGAGGACGCGGGAGCGGCCGAGCGATGAGCTCTGA
- the poglut3 gene encoding protein O-glucosyltransferase 3 isoform X2, whose translation MKTRKRITAATMLQRNCLKTLYTARNVLLTVYIATFLIGHGKPGLCQEDKVKISPERCIIWGPGLDPRVVVPVRYFYIQAVNKAGENITVSPGSDSFQVSVSAVSAQERVRVHVPAPLDRSDGSFLVRFRLYSSVVNGLKVEVFHKHTPVAQSPYTLTGAVYHEDCDCPDEDAEAWQSVMKCPSADPQIEQDFSAFPSIELRRVRQEVPSRFSNRGVIHYAIINNQLHRRSLGKYTDFKMFSDEMLLSLTRKVRVPDVEFFINVGDWPLETRRVSDVPGPVPIISWCGSKDARDIILPTYDITHSTLETMRGVSNDLLSVQGNTGPVWANKTERAFFRGRDSREERLNLVSMSKKNPELLDAGITAFFFFREREKDLGKAPLVGFFDFFKENDGEVEAIARAGQALVRELLQPHRLYCYYYMVLKWYADRQVDEPAVHPEMERVRQPSDLSAACDCGRRTRERPSDEL comes from the exons ATGAAAACGCGGAAGCGCATCACAGCAGCAACGATGCTGCAGAGAAACTGTTTAAAAACTTTATACACTGCGCGAAATGTGTTATTAACAGTTTATATCGCTACATTTCTGATCGGTCATGGAAAACCGGGACTCTGTCAGGAGGATAAAGTTAAAATAAGTCCAGAAAGATGTATAATTTGGGGTCCGGGGCTGGATCCGCGGGTGGTGGTTCCGGTCCGCTATTTCTACATTCAGGCGGTGAATAAAGCCGGAGAAAACATCACCGTGTCCCCGG GTTCAGACTCGTTCCAGGTGAGTGTGAGCGCTGTCTCTGCACAGGAGCGAGTCCGTGTTCATGTTCCTGCGCCTCTGGACCGGAGCGACGGCTCCTTCCTCGTGAGATTCCGGCTTTACTCGAGCGTGGTCAACGGTCTGAAGGTGGAGgtgtttcacaaacacacacctgtggcTCAGTCTCCGTACACactgacag GAGCGGTGTATCATGAGGACTGCGATTGTCCCGATGAGGACGCGGAGGCGTGGCAGAGTGTGATGAAGTGTCCGAGCGCAGATCCTCAGATCGAGCAGGATTTCAGCGCGTTTCCCTCCATCGAGCTGCGGCGAGTGAGACAGGAAGTTCCCTCGCGCTTCTCTAACAGAGGCGTCATTCACTACGCCATCATCAACAACCAGCTGCACCGCCGCTCGCTCGGGAAATACACCGACTTCAAGATGTTCTCCGACGAGATGCTGCTTTCACTCACGCGCAAA GTCCGTGTGCCCGACGTCGAGTTCTTCATTAACGTCGGAGACTGGCCGCTAGAGACGCGCAGAGTTTCCGACGTTCCCGGACCAGTTCCCATTATCTCCTGGTGCGGCTCGAAGGACGCCCGTGACATCATCCTGCCCACCTATGACATCACACACTCCACCTTAGAGACCATGAGGGGCGTGTCCAACGACCTGCTATCTGTACAGGGaaatacag GTCCTGTGTGGGCGAATAAAACGGAGCGAGCGTTTTTCCGAGGCAGAGACAGTCGTGAGGAGCGATTAAACCTCGTCTCCATGTCCAAGAAAAATCCCGAGCTGCTGGACGCCGGAATCAcggctttcttcttcttccgtGAACGAGAGAAAGATCTCGGGAAAGCGCCGCTGGTCGGATTCTTCGACTTCTTTAAG gagAATGATGGTGAAGTGGAGGCCATAGCGAGGGCGGGGCAGGCGTTGGTCAGAGAGCTGCTCCAACCTCACCGActctactgctattactacatGGTGCTAAAG tggtATGCAGATCGACAGGTGGATGAACCTGCTGTTCATCCTGAAATGGAGCGAGTGAGACAGCCGTCTGACCTCAGCGCAGCGTGCGACTGTGGCAGGAGGACGCGGGAGCGGCCGAGCGATGAGCTCTGA
- the tmprss15 gene encoding enteropeptidase isoform X1 — MCRKTKRTTPCSSVEVLLSTVTVLLFTVCIGLIVVTSLALQSGNEGQTGSSNSSFSGTLTISEGASFTEELRNRSSVHFKALAFDTELLIADAYELSSLNTQFRSCRVTDFSQGSVVVHFTLLFEDVVGVTTVQEQLISGLQNIPDSTLVINSSSIHVTDTSTTQTPPTTTPEPVACPNGQRLCRDNVTCVPTTHFCDGVANCPDASDESHSTCATVCDGQFLLLGPSGSFHSDNFPQDYDSGTVCRWIIRVDEGLSIKIDFVTFDTEQEFDVLNVYEGTGTAKTLLYSLSGSSPGIVWIISHEATVMFVSDVMNNQRGFNATYQAENLTHLSNEVKINCSFEEGFCFWRHDLDGDGEWMRKNGTSFPFLNGPSFDHTFANESGYYIITPVSPGSWEKIFRLRSLPLDPAAEAMCLRFWYHMYGEEARSLRVSAERDSNVTLLFQKEGNYGNNWNYGQITINDTTNQTIVFEARKTGGTRNNIALDDLSMTSGPCGPAPPDPTTVPVLTTPPPGPADCGGPFDLYEPNTTFSSPNYPHGYRPGASCLWILHAKPGQNIQLHFQDFSLEVGYDVVEVRNGVEPHSTLLSVLTGERHFPDLFSTTSEMTVMFFSDSSGSDRGFLANFSTGFNLGQPEACQADEYQCRSGVCVAAASVCDGVSNCPDASDEANCVHLTGADFPGAPRLKIEIQRRLYTACSSDWSSHASGYFCRYLGYRSGNASFVSALGEEAPFVIVSQAADGSVDVKPSEKCPSEKVVSLHCDNQPCGKRKVVINTESGSSGRETSEGVEGRIVGGEDAVKGAWPWIASLRWTGRSVCGATLIDSQWLVTAAHCVYGKNIHLSNWNVILGLHAQYESDTSDRQNHKIDQIIMNQNYNKRTKDSDIALIHLQNKVNFTDYIQPICLPESDQQFAAGRKCVIAGWGTLTEGGVVADVLQQAVLPLINNSECQARLPEYNITERMVCAGYPEGGIDTCQGDSGGPLMCEEDGFWVLVGVTSFGVGCARPGRPGVYALLSQFTDWILETRRLYAHWDGAR; from the exons ATGTGCAGGAAGACGAAGAGGACGACGCCGTGTTCCTCTGTGGAGGTTCTGCTGAGCACCGTGACCGTGCTCTTGTTTACGGTGTGTATCGGGCTCATCGTCGTGACCTCGTTAGCGCTCCAATCAG GTAACGAAGGACAAACAGGAAGCAGCAATTCTTCGTTCAGTGGAACTCTGACCATCTCAGAGGGAGCGAGTTTCACTGAGGAGCTCAGGAACAGGAGCAGCGTGCATTTTAAAGCTCTGGCCTTTGATACGGAGCTTCTG atcgCAGACGCGTATGAGCTCAGCTCATTAAACACACAGTTCAGGAGCTGCAGAGTGACCGACTTCAG tcAGGGCAGTGTGGTCGTACACTTCACCCTGCTGTTCGAGGATGTTGTGGGAGTAACAACGGTGCAGGAGCAGTTAATCTCCGGTTTACAGAATATTCCAGACTCAACGCTTGTCATAAACAGCAGCAGCATTCACGTCACAG ACACTTCCACCACACAGACTCCCCCTACAACTACACCTGAACCAG tagcATGTCCTAATGGACAGAGATTGTGCAGAGACAATGTGACGTGTGTTCCTACAACCCATTTCTGTGACGGAGTAGCGAACTGTCCTGACGCCTCCGACGAGTCTCACAGCACCTGTG CGACGGTGTGTGATGGACAGTTCCTCCTGCTGGGGCCGAGTGGATCTTTCCACAGTGATAATTTCCCCCAGGATTATGACAGTGGTACAGTCTGCCGCTGGATCATACG TGTTGATGAAGGTCTGAGCATAAAGATCGACTTCGTGACTTTTGATACGGAGCAAGAATTCGATGTTCTGAATGTGTATGAGGGAACAGGAACTGCGAAAACACTGCTGT ACTCGCTGTCAGGTTCGTCTCCTGGAATTGTTTGGATTATTTCCCACGAGGCCACAGTGATGTTCGTATCTGATGTCATGAACAACCAGCGAGGCTTTAATGCCACGTACCAAGCGGAGAACCTCACACACCTCAGCA ATGAGGTGAAGATAAACTGCTCGTTTGAGGAGGGGTTCTGTTTCTGGAGACACGACCTCGATGGTGATGGAGAGTGGATGAGGAAGAACGGaacttcttttccttttctgaaCGGGCCGAGCTTCGACCACACGTTCGCTAACGAGTCCG GGTACTACATCATAACGCCGGTGAGTCCCGGGAGCTGGGAGAAGATTTTCCGTCTCCGCAGCCTCCCGTTGGATCCCGCAGCAGAAGCGATGTGTTTGAGATTCTG GTATCACATGTACGGCGAGGAGGCCCGGAGTCTGAGGGTAAGCGCAGAGAGAGACTCGAACGTCACACTCCTCTTCCAGAAAGAGGGAAACTACGGAAACAACTGGAACTACGGACAAATAACCATAAACGACACGACAAATCAAACA ATCGTATTTGAAGCGCGAAAGACTGGAGGCACGAGGAACAATATTGCACTGGATGACCTCAGCATGACCTCTGGGCCGTGTGGACCAGCACCACCGGACCCGACCACCGTCCCGGTCCTGACCACGCCTCCTCCAGGCCCGG CTGATTGTGGAGGTCCGTTTGACCTTTACGAACCAAACACGACCTTCAGCTCACCAAATTATCCTCACGGCTACAGACCTGGTGCATCAT gTTTGTGGATTTTACACGCTAAACCAGGACAAAATATCCAACTGCATTTCCAGGATTTCTCTCTAGAGGTAGGGTACGACGTGGTGGAGGTTCGCAACGGAGTCGAGCCGCATTCGACTTTACTGA GTGTGTTAACGGGCGAACGGCATTTTCCTGACCTTTTCTCCACGACCTCTGAGATGACGGTGATGTTTTTCTCCGATTCTTCCGGAAGTGATCGTGGATTTCTCGCTAATTTCAGCACAGGCTTCAACCTCGGCCAGCCAg AGGCGTGTCAGGCTGATGAGTATCAGTGCAGATCCGGAGTGTGTGTCGCCGCTGCCAGTGTGTGTGACGGCGTCAGTAACTGCCCCGACGCTTCAGACGAGGCAAACTGTG TGCATTTAACAGGAGCAGATTTTCCCGGAGCTCCTCGTTTGAAGATTGAGATTCAGAGGCGTCTCTACACGGCGTGTTCCTCCGACTGGAGCTCTCACGCCTCCGGATACTTCTGCAGATACTTAGGCTACAG ATCAGGAAACGCGTCGTTCGTGTCTGCTCTGGGGGAAGAAGCTCCGTTCGTCATTGTGTCTCAGGCTGCTGACGGCTCAGTGGATGTGAAACCCAG tgaaaaatGTCCCAGTGAGAAGGTCGTATCGCTCCACTGCGATAACCAAC CGTGTGGAAAGCGGAAGGTGGTAATAAACACAGAGTCGGGCTCGTCCGGGAGAGAAACGAGTGAAGGTGTGGAAGGGAGGATTGTGGGAGGAGAGGACGcggtgaagggggcgtggccgtGGATCGCCTCGTTACGCTGGACAGGACGAAGCGTCTGTGGAGCCACGTTAATCGACTCGCAGTGGCTCGTTACGGCCGCGCACTGCGTTTACGG GAAGAACATTCACCTGTCCAACTGGAACGTGATTTTGGGTCTTCATGCTCAGTACGAGTCCGACACTTCAGACAGACAAAATCATAAAATCGACCAGATTATCATGAACCAGAACTACAACAAAAGAACGAAAGACTCAGATATCGCACTCATACACTTACAGAACAAAGTCAACTTCACAG ATTACATCCAGCCGATCTGCCTGCCGGAGTCCGATCAGCAGTTTGCAGCAGGAAGAAAGTGTGTGATCGCAGGCTGGGGCACATTAACTGAAGGAG gtgtTGTAGCTGATGTATTACAGCAGGCCGTGTTGCCCCTCATTAATAACAGCGAGTGTCAGGCGAGACTTCCTGAATATAACATCACTGAACGGATGGTGTGTGCGGGATACCCTGAGGGCGGAATCGACAcctgtcag GGTGACTCTGGAGGGCCGTTGATGTGCGAGGAGGATGGATTCTGGGTTTTGGTGGGTGTGACGTCGTTCGGCGTGGGCTGCGCTCGACCTGGACGTCCCGGAGTTTACGCACTGCTCTCACAGTTCACAGACTGGATACTGGAAACTCGACGTCTGTACGCACACTGGGACGGAGCGAGATGA
- the tmprss15 gene encoding enteropeptidase isoform X2, whose product MCRKTKRTTPCSSVEVLLSTVTVLLFTVCIGLIVVTSLALQSGNEGQTGSSNSSFSGTLTISEGASFTEELRNRSSVHFKALAFDTELLIADAYELSSLNTQFRSCRVTDFSQGSVVVHFTLLFEDVVGVTTVQEQLISGLQNIPDSTLVINSSSIHVTDTSTTQTPPTTTPEPACPNGQRLCRDNVTCVPTTHFCDGVANCPDASDESHSTCATVCDGQFLLLGPSGSFHSDNFPQDYDSGTVCRWIIRVDEGLSIKIDFVTFDTEQEFDVLNVYEGTGTAKTLLYSLSGSSPGIVWIISHEATVMFVSDVMNNQRGFNATYQAENLTHLSNEVKINCSFEEGFCFWRHDLDGDGEWMRKNGTSFPFLNGPSFDHTFANESGYYIITPVSPGSWEKIFRLRSLPLDPAAEAMCLRFWYHMYGEEARSLRVSAERDSNVTLLFQKEGNYGNNWNYGQITINDTTNQTIVFEARKTGGTRNNIALDDLSMTSGPCGPAPPDPTTVPVLTTPPPGPADCGGPFDLYEPNTTFSSPNYPHGYRPGASCLWILHAKPGQNIQLHFQDFSLEVGYDVVEVRNGVEPHSTLLSVLTGERHFPDLFSTTSEMTVMFFSDSSGSDRGFLANFSTGFNLGQPEACQADEYQCRSGVCVAAASVCDGVSNCPDASDEANCVHLTGADFPGAPRLKIEIQRRLYTACSSDWSSHASGYFCRYLGYRSGNASFVSALGEEAPFVIVSQAADGSVDVKPSEKCPSEKVVSLHCDNQPCGKRKVVINTESGSSGRETSEGVEGRIVGGEDAVKGAWPWIASLRWTGRSVCGATLIDSQWLVTAAHCVYGKNIHLSNWNVILGLHAQYESDTSDRQNHKIDQIIMNQNYNKRTKDSDIALIHLQNKVNFTDYIQPICLPESDQQFAAGRKCVIAGWGTLTEGGVVADVLQQAVLPLINNSECQARLPEYNITERMVCAGYPEGGIDTCQGDSGGPLMCEEDGFWVLVGVTSFGVGCARPGRPGVYALLSQFTDWILETRRLYAHWDGAR is encoded by the exons ATGTGCAGGAAGACGAAGAGGACGACGCCGTGTTCCTCTGTGGAGGTTCTGCTGAGCACCGTGACCGTGCTCTTGTTTACGGTGTGTATCGGGCTCATCGTCGTGACCTCGTTAGCGCTCCAATCAG GTAACGAAGGACAAACAGGAAGCAGCAATTCTTCGTTCAGTGGAACTCTGACCATCTCAGAGGGAGCGAGTTTCACTGAGGAGCTCAGGAACAGGAGCAGCGTGCATTTTAAAGCTCTGGCCTTTGATACGGAGCTTCTG atcgCAGACGCGTATGAGCTCAGCTCATTAAACACACAGTTCAGGAGCTGCAGAGTGACCGACTTCAG tcAGGGCAGTGTGGTCGTACACTTCACCCTGCTGTTCGAGGATGTTGTGGGAGTAACAACGGTGCAGGAGCAGTTAATCTCCGGTTTACAGAATATTCCAGACTCAACGCTTGTCATAAACAGCAGCAGCATTCACGTCACAG ACACTTCCACCACACAGACTCCCCCTACAACTACACCTGAACCAG cATGTCCTAATGGACAGAGATTGTGCAGAGACAATGTGACGTGTGTTCCTACAACCCATTTCTGTGACGGAGTAGCGAACTGTCCTGACGCCTCCGACGAGTCTCACAGCACCTGTG CGACGGTGTGTGATGGACAGTTCCTCCTGCTGGGGCCGAGTGGATCTTTCCACAGTGATAATTTCCCCCAGGATTATGACAGTGGTACAGTCTGCCGCTGGATCATACG TGTTGATGAAGGTCTGAGCATAAAGATCGACTTCGTGACTTTTGATACGGAGCAAGAATTCGATGTTCTGAATGTGTATGAGGGAACAGGAACTGCGAAAACACTGCTGT ACTCGCTGTCAGGTTCGTCTCCTGGAATTGTTTGGATTATTTCCCACGAGGCCACAGTGATGTTCGTATCTGATGTCATGAACAACCAGCGAGGCTTTAATGCCACGTACCAAGCGGAGAACCTCACACACCTCAGCA ATGAGGTGAAGATAAACTGCTCGTTTGAGGAGGGGTTCTGTTTCTGGAGACACGACCTCGATGGTGATGGAGAGTGGATGAGGAAGAACGGaacttcttttccttttctgaaCGGGCCGAGCTTCGACCACACGTTCGCTAACGAGTCCG GGTACTACATCATAACGCCGGTGAGTCCCGGGAGCTGGGAGAAGATTTTCCGTCTCCGCAGCCTCCCGTTGGATCCCGCAGCAGAAGCGATGTGTTTGAGATTCTG GTATCACATGTACGGCGAGGAGGCCCGGAGTCTGAGGGTAAGCGCAGAGAGAGACTCGAACGTCACACTCCTCTTCCAGAAAGAGGGAAACTACGGAAACAACTGGAACTACGGACAAATAACCATAAACGACACGACAAATCAAACA ATCGTATTTGAAGCGCGAAAGACTGGAGGCACGAGGAACAATATTGCACTGGATGACCTCAGCATGACCTCTGGGCCGTGTGGACCAGCACCACCGGACCCGACCACCGTCCCGGTCCTGACCACGCCTCCTCCAGGCCCGG CTGATTGTGGAGGTCCGTTTGACCTTTACGAACCAAACACGACCTTCAGCTCACCAAATTATCCTCACGGCTACAGACCTGGTGCATCAT gTTTGTGGATTTTACACGCTAAACCAGGACAAAATATCCAACTGCATTTCCAGGATTTCTCTCTAGAGGTAGGGTACGACGTGGTGGAGGTTCGCAACGGAGTCGAGCCGCATTCGACTTTACTGA GTGTGTTAACGGGCGAACGGCATTTTCCTGACCTTTTCTCCACGACCTCTGAGATGACGGTGATGTTTTTCTCCGATTCTTCCGGAAGTGATCGTGGATTTCTCGCTAATTTCAGCACAGGCTTCAACCTCGGCCAGCCAg AGGCGTGTCAGGCTGATGAGTATCAGTGCAGATCCGGAGTGTGTGTCGCCGCTGCCAGTGTGTGTGACGGCGTCAGTAACTGCCCCGACGCTTCAGACGAGGCAAACTGTG TGCATTTAACAGGAGCAGATTTTCCCGGAGCTCCTCGTTTGAAGATTGAGATTCAGAGGCGTCTCTACACGGCGTGTTCCTCCGACTGGAGCTCTCACGCCTCCGGATACTTCTGCAGATACTTAGGCTACAG ATCAGGAAACGCGTCGTTCGTGTCTGCTCTGGGGGAAGAAGCTCCGTTCGTCATTGTGTCTCAGGCTGCTGACGGCTCAGTGGATGTGAAACCCAG tgaaaaatGTCCCAGTGAGAAGGTCGTATCGCTCCACTGCGATAACCAAC CGTGTGGAAAGCGGAAGGTGGTAATAAACACAGAGTCGGGCTCGTCCGGGAGAGAAACGAGTGAAGGTGTGGAAGGGAGGATTGTGGGAGGAGAGGACGcggtgaagggggcgtggccgtGGATCGCCTCGTTACGCTGGACAGGACGAAGCGTCTGTGGAGCCACGTTAATCGACTCGCAGTGGCTCGTTACGGCCGCGCACTGCGTTTACGG GAAGAACATTCACCTGTCCAACTGGAACGTGATTTTGGGTCTTCATGCTCAGTACGAGTCCGACACTTCAGACAGACAAAATCATAAAATCGACCAGATTATCATGAACCAGAACTACAACAAAAGAACGAAAGACTCAGATATCGCACTCATACACTTACAGAACAAAGTCAACTTCACAG ATTACATCCAGCCGATCTGCCTGCCGGAGTCCGATCAGCAGTTTGCAGCAGGAAGAAAGTGTGTGATCGCAGGCTGGGGCACATTAACTGAAGGAG gtgtTGTAGCTGATGTATTACAGCAGGCCGTGTTGCCCCTCATTAATAACAGCGAGTGTCAGGCGAGACTTCCTGAATATAACATCACTGAACGGATGGTGTGTGCGGGATACCCTGAGGGCGGAATCGACAcctgtcag GGTGACTCTGGAGGGCCGTTGATGTGCGAGGAGGATGGATTCTGGGTTTTGGTGGGTGTGACGTCGTTCGGCGTGGGCTGCGCTCGACCTGGACGTCCCGGAGTTTACGCACTGCTCTCACAGTTCACAGACTGGATACTGGAAACTCGACGTCTGTACGCACACTGGGACGGAGCGAGATGA